The sequence below is a genomic window from Cygnus atratus isolate AKBS03 ecotype Queensland, Australia chromosome 4, CAtr_DNAZoo_HiC_assembly, whole genome shotgun sequence.
AACAGCATTGCCAGGAAAACATTTCACACCTCCAGAGACCTCAGAAGAAAGGACAAGCAGGACTGGAAAAGCAGGACACTTGCTCTGAAACGCCGTCCAGTGCTCAAGTTCAGGCTCTAACCAGGCTCGCTCGGAGGGGAGGTGAAGCAGATAGAGCAGCTCAAGATAAGGCCTCTGCAGATAATCAGGCAAACCGCTGGCGCACAGGAGGAAGAGATGACAAGTTTCAGAGGTGCTCAGAAGCCATGTGTTGGCTCAGTCCACTTTCCACAGGGCAatggcacagccacagccaaaGAAGTAAGAGCAACCACACACAAACTCACACAAAGCACTGttataagaaaagcaaagaccaCCCCTCCTTGGATTTTCTCGCAAAAGAGCGTTTAAAGGAGGGACCACTAGCCTGACTAGGTTAGaggctttctttccttctaccACCAACGGAAGTTTGTTCCACAGGGGAAAAACGCAtagaaaaaacagacacagcagctgctcctATTTGCACACATGAGGATTTTTCAGGCTCGATGACAGTGGAAACGTGTCCCACATTTCTGGGCTCTGCTACTACCTGTGGCAGCCAGAGGCACCCAGGACCCCTGTCAGTGACCTTGTTGTTCCCCCACATCTCTCAGCctcctgcatttttcttaaacacaCAAGCCAGGAGGACAGCCCTCCAAGCAAGGCgaagctttattaaaaatgactgcTGATTCAAAATGAGTTTCAAATCCTTTTGTAACGATGACCGGATTAACTGCATCTCGCAGCGTTATGCAACTGGGGATAGAGCAGCACCCAGCAAGCAGCACAAAGTGGCATCCCCAGCGGGGCCACAactctgcagccccagcatTCACCTGCAGCACTTGTAGGGACGGGGCTTGCTGCAGGCACCCCACAGGAGCAGAATCACCTGCAAGTCTTGTATGACACAGAATAGAAGAATTTAATTCTTCTTGTATAGAAGAAGGTGTTCTTGTGACCTAGCTTTCAGCCAGAGGTGCTGTTTCAGTGTAATGCTTCAGTCACATACTATCGAAAACGCAGGTAAGGGTGACAAACTTCTGACCTGGACCCTGGCCACGGGCCTGGCAGGGAACACACAACACAGCACTGCGCCATTACCAGCAGCGAGCTGGAGGCTGGGCACGGACCAAATTCCAAGTGCCTCCACCCAAGCATCCAGCCTGCCCCCAGGGGAGGCTCACCTCCCTCCCACCAAGCACACCCAGCCACACTTGCAACTGTTGGCTTCTAAAAGGAAGCACGTTTCAGCACCTGAGAAGTGCAGTGCCAACAACCCACGTCACCTATGCCGAGCAAGACTACGTGTCACCCAAACCACAGCACCATCATGCCCACCTCAGCAAAAaggtggatttttatttattttttaaaccagatCCCAATGCGAATCACTAACTTGAGCACTGTCTCACTTTGTTTGGCAACATTTTCCTAACATCGTGTTCTGCTTCATTGCAGGCACTCCAAAACATGCATATGTGTATGAAATCATGCGCTAGGCTCTCTGTTGCTGTAGATGAAAGATATGGTTTACTTTAAAGAAGCACAAGtagcaagttaaaaataagaggCAAAAAGCTTCGTGGTAGCTTTCTTGttacaaaaagaagagaaagctacTTTTTTCAGCTCCCAAAAGGAAGGTTCCCAAACTTCTCTTTCATCCAGAAAACTCTTTACTTTGACTAAGCCTTTGAGGGACAAAGGCACTGCTTGGGAAAAGGCCCACATAAGGCTCCGTTCCTGaccatttatttcagcatctCACCCCAGGAGGTTCCAAGCTGACCACAGCAGGCATTTGCCGAGTTGAACTATTTGCCCACACAAGCATCAGTTAAGATCTTCGCCAAATCCAACAACAATCACACCAGGATCTGAAGGACTCCCTCTGGGCACATGCGTGTTCCTCTGGGAAATTAACAGGCTTCTCGCTTACTGAGGTTGGCGTGAAAATGTCACCAGGGCAAGATCACAGGCTTCCCCTTCTCCAGTGCGAGTGAGACTCCCTGCCCCAAGCTCCTTGCAGCACAAATTCCAGTACAAAGACCTGACTGGACCTGTTGGTGAGGTCAAAGCACACACAGGTTTCATGCCCCATGTAGCCCTCTGGCACTGTCACAGAGTTGAGCAAAAGTATCCGGAGATGCCTGAAGTTCCAAAGTGAAGCTCCTATCAGCTCCATTTTCAGTCACATCTGTCCactgaaagctttaaaaaaagtatgaaataaatTCCTGCTCAGCTGAAGTCTGGGATACTGTAGCCAGAAAGTGACAGCATCtcttacagaatcatagaatatcctgagttggaagggacccacagggatcatcgagtccaactcctggcaccacacaggtctaccccaaaattcagacctatgactaagagcacagtccagAGGCTTCTTAaattctgacaggcttggtgccgtgactgtatccctggggagcctgttccagtgcgcgacagccctctcagtgaagaagctcttcctgatatccagcctgaacctcccctgtcacagcttgacaccgttccctcgggtcctgtcactggtcactaaagagaacagatcggcgcctgcccctcccctccccctcgtgaggaagctgtaggccgccatgaggtctcccctcagcctcctcttttccaggctgaacaggccaagtgacctcagccactcctcgtacgtcttcccctctaggcccttcaccatcttagtagccctaGCCCTACGTTATTAGGCTTTGTGAAAGGAATTTGATTGGAGAGCTTGGAAAAGCTCAAAGGCCATAGTCTCTTCCCAACATCCCAGCCATCTGCCTTCACTCCCATCTCCACACGAAATCAGGCACGGGGTGTTCAGCAACAAGTCAGAAACCAGCTGAAGCAAAGCGGTCAGCTACACGAAAATACCAGTTTCATGTTCCACAGAGCCAGCTTTAAAAGAGAAGGagctggcttaaaaaaaaaaaaagagagtttaaaAGCTTGAATTCTTTAATCCTTATAACCTTCATGACACCGAGAGCTCCAGGTGCTCCAGCAGGGCACGATTCCAGCAGTGCATTGTCAAGCCTGGGGTGGCTCAGAGCTGTTCTGTCATGGGGGGAACTGGAAGGACATCTGTGGAGGAAACTGAACTCCCATCGTGCATAGTCACGTCCCTGCCTTGGTGACAGGGAAACGCCATTTTCCCTATGCTGTCCTCCTAGAACGCAAGTGGGGTGGAGGGGGTGCCTTAAAATCCATCACACAGGCACCCACTAAAGCTCCAAGCTGCTGAAAAAAGTTAACTGCTATCGGAGGGAAGGGCTTTTTAGCAGAGCCCCAGAGCAAAGGGCAAGGTGGAGAGATGGGATGTGCGAGAGCTAAGCAGGATGACCACACAGCCCTGCACGGCGCTCGGTACAAGCTCAGCGTGAGCAGACCGCCCTCAGAGGCCCGGCACTGCAGCATATGTGCACCACTTTAGAGAAACCCACCCAAAATAGATTTAAGCTGTTCCGTGGTAAAAATAACGGCGACCAAGAAATGTTGTGTCAGCTGACAAGAAAGGGAAGCTCCTTTGGATAGATTTCCTAAATTTAGCCACTTTGATGGCTAAAAAACTCATTTGGACTTGAGTTTTCCATATCCAGAGTGCACATTGTTATCTTAAATAAGGACGTCAAAATCTCACTCAGACGAAGAAAGAGCCTGTTCAAAGGGAAGATGCAGAGAAACAGGGAGCAAAAAATTCCTCCGGTTACGTAACGTGTCTATCCAGGCCTGGTGCTGGGTGCAGGCTGCCTGCTTTGGAAACCTGCCACCACACCCCCAGCAGTCCTGCTGGAAAAACCCAACTGCACCCAGCCAGAGGGCAAGAAGCACCGCTCAGACGGGAGAGGAAGCACACACACGACCCTctgtctcttcctctctttgctGCAGCACAACGTTATCTACAGGAAACTACTCCAGCGGGGATGCCCTGGCAGCCTGTTTGCTCCTCTGTGGGGACGGAGCACGCTGGCTTCCTGAAGATAAGGCCGAGAGGAGGCTTCCCCAGGAAAGCCAACCTGTCCAAAGGGCTTTTTGGGGACTACTTTGAGCCAGCACTGCCCATCCCAGTTTCGCTGCCTGCTCCTGGAGGCTGCTCGGCGATGTGGTGGTGCGGGATGTTGTCACCCATAAAGCTGAACAGCAGGATGGAGGCTTGCTGGCTCGCAGTTCACATTATTCACACCAGCATGCAGTGCTCTTCAAAACCACTTTGGGTCCGCTCCACTGAGTGATGGCTCCACGCAGCTTTTGCTCCAGTTTGGATTTACAATTCCCCATGCCCTTGGGCAACTGCTGGGTGAGTCTGCCGTCTGCAACATACCTTCCACCCTACAGACCTGCCGTGTGTTGAGCAGCTCAGCTGTCCCCTTAAAgtctctcctgctccagctcctttgGGTCCCATCATGACTAAAACTCCCTGCTAGGGAAGGGCATTGCAAAACAGATATATTGGGCATAAATACCCTGAAACATTCCCTATCATAGCCTGCAATAAGTACAGCTGCATCTCACCGTCAGTTGAGGACACAATCCTGAAGCGTGCCACGGTTAGGAATTCGACAGACAGCAAAGGTATTTTTCCCTGCAGTGTAGCAGAGAAGGAGGATGTGGATAGAGGCCAGCGAGTTCTACACACAGCATAAACACACAAGGAGAGCGTGGAGGGTGGAAAGACATCAACATCAGGATGGTCAACAGAAGGTGCCTGCTTTTCAGAGTGGATCACAATTCGCAGCCATTATCCCACGTTTGGGTCCATCACTCCTGCTTGATCGTGGTTTATCTGAGAATTTTCACAGCAACGAAAACACAGCCATTCGGATAAAGGCAACAGGAATGCTTACAGTAAAAGGCTGATGTCAGGCTGACACTCTCGGACAGAGCTCCCTGTTCCCATCCACCACGCTGCGCATTCTGTGTCTGTATATTTCAGCTCTGCACAGTGCTACCTCCTTGCTTTGTAACATCATTATTATTCAGGGAAAACTGCTTGCCGTCCATACCTGACCACTTCATCTCAATAACGGGCCACACTGAGAGGAGGAAGATATTAAATGCTCAGCAACAGGGCTCCACAACACCTCGAGATGCAACAGGATGCTGCACCACGCAACACTCACGGGCCGTTTTGAAGTCCTGCTGTGCCCACTGCACTGCTTCAGAAGCTACAAGACCGAGACGCTCGTTTCTCCTGTTGCAGGAAGCCTACTCGCCACTTGTTGACCATACTAGCTGTGAGGGTATTTGTTTTGGGGGAAGTCTGGGACAAATCAGCCTCTCCAGCAGACCTGCGCTGACACCCTTGCACCGACACACAGGCAACAAAAGCACTGCACACGTCTTTCAATACCAAGACACAATCACTGCGCTCGCTTTCAGCGTTATTCCACCGTGTGGCTTCACACGGCAGAAACAGCAACTAGATAAATGGGAGGCAAATTAGTCAAACATCTCCGTCCCAAGCCAACCTCTGCAGATTTTGGTGCTGTAGAAACCACGCCGGATTCATTTTTCCAGGGAGCTCATCAACAACCCAATCCTCAGGGCAGAATGTGCCCCTTATCGTAGGGCACTGCTCACTCTGTAGTGCTGGACACTGTAGAGGAAAACGTGCAGAGGACATGCCCTGTGAGGAATTTAACACACAGAAATTGTACAGTCGCTACACATGGATCATTCAAGAGAGAAGTCTTGAGCAAAGTGGGCCAGGATCTTGCACTCCATTAGGACAAAACCCTACAATATTGATTTTATCATAAAAACGATTCTTCCTGGGCTATGCAAGCATCACCTCCAAGTCACCAGGCGGGAAAACCAGACAAATAGGGTCAGGGTTTGAGATCCAGCCTTGGTTTGTTCTGAAGGTTACCTGCCTTTACAATTCAGTTGAATCTGATCCTCTGATCTTCATACAGTGCTAGGTCTGACTTCCTCGCGCAAGTGCCTAGCTCATCCCAAAGCTGTTGCCTGGTTCACACAGAACATGCCACGCTGAATGGTCAATTCAAAGAAACCAACGTCACCTTGTGAAGCCTGGAGGTCCTAACCCAGTGTCATGCCCACCCCAAGGAGCCAGGCCCCAGCTGACACTGCTAAATAGGCGCACTCCGTACGCCtttgggggggggagatggGAGAAACACAGAGCTCTTGAAAACGATCACTGGTAGGAAGATGAAAAGGGGGgggcaaaaccaaaacccacacGTGAAATTAGGGTTACGTACTAAACCACAAGCAGCACAAGCAGCTCAGAGCAATGATGAGCTCCATACACAGCCCACAGGCAGGCTGCCCCTAACCACAGCGCTGCGAGATGCCGCTGACCGCTCTGGCAACCCTATCAGCGCGCTCAGCACCACGCCTCAGCCAAGAAAATACCACAAGTACAACACGACTTCAGCCTGCTCGGGCACAGCCAGAAACCCTCAAAGACACTGCAGCTGAACACCTCGAGTGAAATTCAACTACTGCTTCTCCCCGGTTCTCCCAAAGCCAACCAGCCCGGGAGCACATCACGGGTCTTGCATCCGTGAAGAGCTGACCGCATCTGGCgccagccagcactgctcactCCCACACCCGCCCACATCGGTAAGGCAAGTAAACGTGCCATGGCCAAGGAGAGGTAGGTTACGGGTCCCACTCAGCTTTATCCTGATCACACAAGTGACAATGTCCAATGCCTACGCTGCAGGGAAGACTTGCCCCTCTGATTCAATTGTGCCACGCCACTCCACCGAAGCTGCACCCTTCAGAGAAGCATAACAGCCGAAATAGATGTAGCATCTACTTTGAAAATAAGGCAAAAAGAGACTCCACCCTCAAATGGGGACAAGGAAAGGCTGCCAAATGCTAACATCATGCTCTGTAACAAGGAGGTACTGCTCTACAGTTGTTGGTACAAAAGCCCAGCTGCttctaatttaattaaaagaacaattaGACACCTGACATCAGCCTTTCATTGAGCACCTCAAATTCTGGAGCATCTTCCGAACCCTTCTGAGAAAACCAGTCCCACCTGCTCCCTCCTCACTTTGCACAGGACTTGAGAGCATGACACATCATGCAGGCTCTGCCTTACCATCTCGTGACTCCAGCCCAGCCACCAAGGGAGCTCACGCTTGCTTTTGATCCTGCTGCAAGGATGTCAGGCATGGTTCACTCTGGGTCAACACCCGAAGGGAGGGCGCAAAGAGGACAGAGCgaggctcttttcagtggtgcccgGTGCCAGGACAAGAGCCGGTGGGCAcgaactggaacacaggaggttctgaCTGAACAGCAGGAAGGATTTCTGTGACGTGGGGGTGACGGTGCACTGCAACAccttgcccagagaagctgtggagatcttcaaaagccacctggatgtggtcctgggcaacctgatagAGGTGagcctgcttgagcagggaggttgggcTAGGTGACgcccagaggtcccttccaacctcaaccattctgcaACTCTGATGTCCTCTCTGTATTGATAACTTACAACAGGGTCAGCAAGGCAGATGGCACTTCCCTCCCACAGGAGAGCTCCTGCTAAAACTCAGCTTGTCCTGCTCGTTACggcattttgtcatttttctgcagcagacaCAGTCCTTGGCTTTCTTGTACCTGTGTTCATGCAGGCAATTTCAGaggcaggaataaaaaaaagccactggTCACACACGATTGCCCTCCCACCCCAAATGGACATCAGATATCAGACATGAGCACACCTTGTGCAGAACGCAGCTCGGAAGAACCTGAAGCAGCCCTGACCAGCCCGCTGCAGAACAAGGTCCCCCCACCCATCTTTTTATCCAACGTCACCCACCACCTCCTCACACACTCCTGGGGGACCTCTTGGAGAAGCAAATGGGCTTTTGCAAATCTCTGGCCCAACCAAGGTTAGCAGAATTCACCCCTCAACCCAAACCACCGCACAGAAATTAGCTAGCTCCCTGGTAGCCAGTTGCTACGCTGCTCCTGGATCTCTTTCCACCCTGCAGTAAGCGCGCACGCGTGTTTTGTCTAACTTCACGGACAGGCTAGCTAGAAAtccactgctctgcagcccctttaaaaacctctgctgcagcagcagcacaacagtTAGCAGGCGCAAACAAGTCAAGCTTCGAAAGCCCACTCACGCTTTGTTCGCCCAAACAAAGCACACGTGTCTACTACTAGACAGGAGGAAACCCTCCGTCCCCACCCTAAGACACTTAATAGATTATGCGACATTAACCTAAAAACCCTTCAGTCCAGCAGCTAAAAGACCATCACAtacaaaaacacagcatttcccAGTTAAACCGAGGTCTCACTGTCTTGGAAACAATTCTCGTTGGTCACTCCACGCAGGGATGGGTCTTTCTTAGCCTGGAAGGCATCCTTTTATTTACATAcagtgcaaacaaaaaaaaaaaagggcaaaaaaagcaaaaacattcaaCGCACCACTTACTGGACAAGCAGATGACTGCAGCCTCAAAGCACACAGATTCCAGCTCGGATGCCAATTCAGTTACTGATTCACTCAGCCACAAAACCGTTTCAAACAAGAAGACTTCCTTAAAAGGACCCTGTcaagtcattttaaaacaagccttattttgcattttttttgcgATAAACACTCAGGAGACTGAATCCAGAATCTCAATTCTTATTCACCATCACTGTGCACACGCTACCTTGTTCTTAGAGAATTTCTCTGTGTTAAACAATGAAATCACAGAGTGTGCACACGCAGGCTcgagagggcagggaggcagaggaaaagcaaggaTTACCCCACAACTCTTGAACACCCGAGTCCCCTCCATGAAACGGATTCCAAGGAAAATTTTGGATGCCCAAATAACACGCCACCAGTTTCATGAAGGACGGCACGGATTGCACAACCAGACGCACAGCCAGGGTGAACTTCCATTTTTGAGCACAAATCTGGCAGCGTctccacagaaatatttcccttaTTAAGGTCAACGGGCTGCAAAGCAGTTCCTTAACGCAGTCCTAAAAAAAGACCACGGCCCTATTTAAGAATTAGCAGCACTGCAACTACCAGGGATTTCCACTGGAAGAGCTCGGAAGGAAGCACAGGCATCTCCATCGCCACGCGTTTTCATAACACGAGAACCACCCCTTTCCTACGCGCTGCCACAAATGACACCGGCCATGATTCACGCACAGAAGAGCAAGCTGTGCAGCACGACTTCAACTTACACACACCTTCTGTTCaacaaaacaaggagaaaaaactcCTCAGCTTCACGATTCCCATTTAGAGCTCCTGGCCAGCCTTCTACTCACAGAGCAGACACAGGCACCATCGGCCAAGGGGTGTTTGGAGGCCTGGCGTGCTACCCCGCGCTCCCAGGCTGAGCGATGGACTCATCACCTGTGCCTCACCTTCCCAGCACACCAGTGCCGCCTCCCAGGGGGAAGGAGACCTTTCCCACCCCAAGGGAAGGCAGTATAACACAGCCAGATCGTCAGGAGAACACCTTTCAGTTCCAGCTCTCCCATCACACGTCCGGGCCTGCTCCGATTTTCATGGGTTGGCAAAGATGCCAACTGTCCTTGTGCACGGGCTGGCTCCCCTTcacattctgcttttaaacaTCATCCATTCCATGTGGAGAGAAGCAAACAGCATCTCATTTTCACGACccggaggaaaaaaaaaaataaagaaactcaAAACACACCCAGTTATTGACACTTGCCTACGAACCAATTTCAGCACCACTGCTTACTTGACTCAGATCACGCTCTGGTTCCCCCCCAATTTCAGGATACCTGTAAATAAAGGGTGCTTCAACGTACTTCCAACGTGGGGTGGTAAGGGCTGCGTGTGTACAAAAAATGCACGCTTGCAGAGCACTGCTTACAGCTCAGAGTAGCTGTTCATCTCACACAGCCATACGCACCAAAGCACCTTTCCCACAGCTCCAGCAAACTCCAGAGCAAACCCAGAGGGGCAGGAGGACCCAGCATTTTTTGTtagaagagagaggaaggagaagaatttttaagaaaaccaGCTGACAGATGCACGGTCCGCGAAACCCTTCTAGGTGAGGCACCGAAACCAAGATGGAGTATCCCTCTTTTCAGGGAGGAACGCCTCCTGCTAGAGTCGGGGGGCTCTCATCCAAGAGAGGGCTTTTTATCCAGGGCTATAAAGACCAACACAGCCATTGTCTACCAGCAGGAGCTTTCCTGCATTCACAGAGGCCGCACTGCAGGCCACATTTTGGGGGTAGGAGGGAGGACACCAAGGGACTTTTAGGCATCTCTGTGTGTTTACAAATGGCTCCAAAGAAGGGGAAGCTGCAGGGTAAAGGGAGTTTGGAAAAAACGCCAAGCCACTCCAGGAAATGAAAATCAGGACAGGACAGGGCCTTCTCAACAGTGAGGTGGCCAATGCTCAGGGCCAGAACCccaaaatcagagagaaaagacCTGGCCAAAGGGGGACGTAACACCCCCCTCATCTCAGAGTAGGGTTATTTTAAGCCTGTCTCCTTGGAGCTACCctaatattttctcttatgACTCAAGTCACCAGGAAAGGGAgctagagaagaggaggttaaaaaaaaataaaattaaagcaagctCAGATTAACAGCACGAAAATCCCTTGAAGAAGGTGCAAAGAACCAGAAGAGATGGCAGGAAAGAGGGGTTTCGCCTTACCTGGAAAAGTGTGTGGGTTTGGTGACCCTCTTTTAAGGCACTTTGAACAGAGGACGTGCACAGTGTAGTACAGGCCCGGCCACTCTTGGAGCAGGACATTCAGTTCTTCCACTAACGGGGTAATAGCTTGCCAGGCCGTCCAGATATTTGGTAGGGACGCGTGGCTAGCAATAGACAGAGTATCTGGCTGTAGAGCCCCCCTGGCAGGCCGGTAGCTCACCACCACAGGCACCTTTCCCCGGTAGGCATAGATCTGGTACTTGCCATCCGACCGCTGAACCACGTGGCTGTTGATCTGAACGCTGTAGCGTGCGAACAAGCCGGGTGGGAAAATGAACGGAAAGCTGTACTCGATCTGCAGCTGCTCGACCACAAACGACTGCCCGCTCAGGTTGGCACCGTTGATCCACGCCTCTGCGTGGGGCACCTCGTTCTTCACGTAGCAGGGGAACTTGTACCAAGCGGCAGCACCGTTTAGGGGCTTGCATTTGGGTTTGTTGACACAGTAACAGAGCCCCatcttctccagcagctccaggatgAGCTGCAGATCCTCCCGGCTCTGGATGTGGGGCTTAAGGAGGAGGCGGATAACGTGGGCGGGGAGGAGGCCATGCAGCAAGAAGCCCTCCACGTAGTGATGGAGCTGAGTGGCCCTCAGCTCATCGATGTGGGTGTCACTGAGCAGTTTCTGGAGCAGCACGGTGGCATCCTGCTGGCAGAAAACATTGAGGATGTCAATAAGCCGCGGCAGGTTGTGGAACACGTACTCCCGCAACGTGAGGTGCTCCTCAAAGTAGAGCAGCTTCCCGCTCTCGTGCAGGTAGGACAGGGCACTCTGGAGCCGATCCTCTGTCAGGCCCGCCTGCAAGCCCAACCGGGCAGAGTCCCACCAGCTAAGCCACAGCTGCTGAGCTTGCGGCTGGAagtgcagctcctccagcacttGCCAGGATTTGGGCAAGACCCGGTGCAGGTTTGGGAAGATATCGCGGTGCTCGGCCACCGAGAGGAGCTTGTCCCGCAGGCGACGCACCTGGCAGCGGTCCCGGCAGCTGAAAGGCAGCACTGGGGAGAGGATCTGCGGGCGGTGGTTGAGAAGGTACTGGAACTGAGCTTTTTTTCGCCTCAAGTTCTTGTCCGAGACCCCATAAAAGGCAGTGTGAGGACTGGAGCAGCGCAGGTCAAAGTCCTGTCCCAGAGCCTCATCCACCTGCTGGACCAAGCTCTGGAGGCCCTCAGCATCCCTCTTCTCCTGCTGAGCGATCTGGTGATGGATGTCCAGGcacttctcctccagctcccgcTCCGCACAGAGGTCAGCGTGGGTTCCCACCATACACACCACAGCATGGGGCACCTTGGAACCGAGCCAGTGCAAGAAATAGCCCACAGAGGGGTAGAAGCGCTGAGGGACATAGGCACTCAGATTCACCACCAGCACATACAAGGCTCCAGGAGACAGGAAGAAAGACTGGATCACGTCATAGCTCGGGTCTCCCGCCAGCTCATACACAATGAACGTCAGGCCCCTCTCCGCATCCGCTGTCCAGTCCATCACCTCGATGCCCTTGCTGCCTGACAGTCCCAGTCCTGATGCTACTTGGGAGGCATCCAGCGACGGTGCAGGGCACGGTGTTTCTCCTTTCCCTCGGTGGGAGGGAACATGAGAAGGAACGTCCTGCTGCTCAACGGGGAAGTGCTCTGGCTGTTGCACAGCAGGCACTCGCACTGAGGAAGAGTCCTCCAGGAAGGGGCAGCACACAACTGGCACTCTCCCAacgtcctgctgctgcccggggcAACCTCTGGGCTGCGTGTTGCTTGCATCCAGGCTCCCCAAGTCCTCCTTCTGCCCATCCTCCTCCATGAGGCATCGCCTCAGCAGGGTCTTGCCCGCATCCTTTGGGCCCATGAGGACCAGCTTGAGGCGGGGCTTGAGGG
It includes:
- the MFHAS1 gene encoding malignant fibrous histiocytoma-amplified sequence 1 — its product is MAQTEPPKAARLWREAALRARKLRDEPEPEPEPEPDAGPPGGPPQPPAAAAAAAAGPRRPPPASALGELEALNLSGRGLEELPEEVGAALSGLRVLSLRRNRLCRLPAAALRHLGRLAELDLSHNRLRGLGDGGALAGLRGLRKLSLSHNELGAEGTGLPARLAELGRLEELDLSFNRLRRLPEGLGRLRHLRALDVDHNQLPSFPAPLLELAALEELDCSGNRHLGALPEGIAALRRLKILWLSGTGLAALPEGLCQLGALESLMLDGNQLRALPTGFGGLQRLKMLNLSSNLLGEFPAAILALPGLEELYLSRNQLTVLPSHLCQLRQLRTLWLDNNRIRYLPDSIVLLHSLEELVLQGNQIAILPEGFGQLSRVTLWKIKDNPLIQPPYEVCMKGIPYIAAYQQELAHSQPALKPRLKLVLMGPKDAGKTLLRRCLMEEDGQKEDLGSLDASNTQPRGCPGQQQDVGRVPVVCCPFLEDSSSVRVPAVQQPEHFPVEQQDVPSHVPSHRGKGETPCPAPSLDASQVASGLGLSGSKGIEVMDWTADAERGLTFIVYELAGDPSYDVIQSFFLSPGALYVLVVNLSAYVPQRFYPSVGYFLHWLGSKVPHAVVCMVGTHADLCAERELEEKCLDIHHQIAQQEKRDAEGLQSLVQQVDEALGQDFDLRCSSPHTAFYGVSDKNLRRKKAQFQYLLNHRPQILSPVLPFSCRDRCQVRRLRDKLLSVAEHRDIFPNLHRVLPKSWQVLEELHFQPQAQQLWLSWWDSARLGLQAGLTEDRLQSALSYLHESGKLLYFEEHLTLREYVFHNLPRLIDILNVFCQQDATVLLQKLLSDTHIDELRATQLHHYVEGFLLHGLLPAHVIRLLLKPHIQSREDLQLILELLEKMGLCYCVNKPKCKPLNGAAAWYKFPCYVKNEVPHAEAWINGANLSGQSFVVEQLQIEYSFPFIFPPGLFARYSVQINSHVVQRSDGKYQIYAYRGKVPVVVSYRPARGALQPDTLSIASHASLPNIWTAWQAITPLVEELNVLLQEWPGLYYTVHVLCSKCLKRGSPNPHTFPGELLSQPRPEGLTEIICPKNGSERVNVALVYPPTPTVISPCSK